GGTCAGGGTCCGCCGCTCGTCCGCCTCGATGGCCGCGGCGCGTCGTGCTGCGTCCTCATGGCACGTCATGGCAACGCGTGACGCCGCGTGGCGCCACCCGGCCCGCACGGAAAACCACGCAGGCCGGGCGGCTACACCCGCTCACATCGGGCCGTCGGGCCGGAAAGCGCCGTCGGCCCCGTCAGGACCCGCGTACCAGCGACAGCACCTCATCGCGCACCGACGCCATGGTCGACTCGTCGCGCGCCTCGACGTTCAGCCGCAGCAGCGGTTCGGTGTTGGAGGGGCGGAGGTTGAACCACCAGTCGTCGCTCGACACCGTCAGGCCGTCGAGAGTGTCGACGGTGACGCCTTCCCGGCCGGCGAACGCCTCGCGGACCAGGGCGGTACGTGCGCTCTGGTCGGCCACCGTGGAGTTGATCTCGCCGGAGCCCCGGTAGCGGTCGAACCGGGCCACCAGTGAGGACAGCGGGCCGTCCTGGTTGCCGAGGGCGGCGAGGACGTGCAGCGCCGCGAGCATGCCCGTGTCGGCGTTCCAGAAGTCGCGGAAGTAGTAGTGCGCGGAGTGCTCGCCGCCGAAGATCGCGCCGCTGCGGGCCATCTCCTCCTTGATGAAGGAGTGCCCGACCCGGGTGCGCACCGGCGAGCCACCGTGCTCGCGCACGACCTCCGGCACCGACCATGACGTGATCAGGTTGTGGATCACGGTGCCGCCGGGATGCTTGTCGAGCTCACGGGCGGCCACCAGCGCGGTGATCGCCGACGGCGACACCGGCTCGCCCCGCTCGTCCACGACGAAGCAGCGGTCGGCGTCGCCGTCGAAGGCGAGGCCGATGTCGGCGCCCACGGCTCGTACCCGGTCCTGGAGATCCACGATGTTCTTCGGGTCCAGCGGATTCGCCTCATGGTTGGGGAACGTGCCGTCGAGCTCGAAGTACATCGGCACGAGGTCGATCGGCAGCGAGGCGAACACGGTCGGGACCGTGTGGCCGCCCATGCCGTTGCCCGCGTCCACCACCACCTTCAGCGGGCGGATGGCGGACACGTCCACCAGGGAGAGGAGGTACGCCGCGTAGTCGTCGAGCGTGTCACGCTCGCTGATCGAACCGGGCGTCGCCGCAGCCGCGGGCGCTCCGTCGGCGACCCAGCCCTCGACCAGGACGCGGATCTCGGAGAGGCCCGTGTCCTGTCCCACCGGCGCCGCTCCGGCCCGGCACATCTTGATGCCGTTGTACTGCGCGGGATTGTGCGAGGCGGTGAACATGGCGCCCGGCAGCCCGAAGTGGCCGGACGCGAAGTACAGCTGGTCGGTCGAACACAGTCCGATCAGCGTCACATCGGCGCCGCGGTTCGCCGCACCGCGTGCGAAGGCGGCGGAGAGGCCGGGCGACGACGGGCGCATGTCATGGCCTACGACGATGGCGTCCGCACCTGTCACCTGTACGAACGCGGCGCCGAAGAGTTCGGCCAGCGACTCGTCCCACTGATCGGGCACCACCCCGCGCACGTCGTACGCCTTCACGATCTGCGACAGATCAGCAGCAGCAGAATCAGCCACGGCCCAACCTTCCTGAAGTCTCTGCGGTCACCTCAAACTACCCGTAGAAGGGGGGTACGGAGCGGAATACACAGCTGGTGCCAAGGAAGCCGAAGGCGGGCCACGGTGAGGCGCACCAGGCGGCGCCGGGCGGGACGAGCGGCCCGCGGTCTCAGGAATCCGGTGAACGGAGCACCCGCAGATGGCCGCGCCGCGCGACCTCCATGGGTTCGCGGCGCACGCCTCCGCCCGCCTGCGCGGCGCGCTGCTGGGGGCGGGCCGCCTCGCGGACCGCGTTGGCCAGGGCTTCGAGATCGTCGCCACTGGGCCGGGCCGGGGCCGATCCGTCCGAGAGCCGTACGACCTCCCAGCCGCGGGGCGCGGTGAGGCGCTCGCCGTGCTCGGCGCACAGGTCGTAGCAGTGGGGCTCGGCGTAAGTGGCGAGCGGGCCGAGGACCGCGGTCGAGTCGGCATAGACGTACGTCAGCGTCGCGACGGCAGGGCGGCCGCACGCGGTGCGCGAACAACGACGTACAGGGCTCACGACGTTGGACGGTACCGCACTCTTGAGCGGGCTGCGACGACTCTCCACCGGGTCACTCCCCCGTGTCGTGCTGTGACGTCCGGCACAGATGCCTTCGGAGTGCCCATTCTGACCTGCGCGGGAAGCGGCGTGCGCACACGAGTGACCTATGTGATCCGGTCACTGTTCACCACATTTCGCGTCAATCACAGCGGCATTCACGGTCACGGGGAGATATGGAATCGAGCCCAAGCTTGGCCGGAATGCTCAATAAGCGACACTTCAAGCGACACGTCGAACGGGGGGTCACCCTGTGGAACGACATGGGCCACGTGCGGCCGACAGGCCCGGTGTCCGGGGACTCTGTAGAGCTACCCTGCGTCAGTGATGGACAGTCCCGTACCCCCACGCCCGCCCGAGCCCAGGGAGCCGCGGCCACGCCGCCGTGATCGCCACGGCCGCGGTATGCGGGGACCCGTCGCGCCGCCCCAGGTGCCACTCGCCGCGAGCAGGGCGGAGAGCTTCCGCGATCTCGTACGGGATTCGGTCGAACGGCTCGAGCGCCGCTGGCCCCAGCTCAGCGACGTGGAGTTCGTGGTCCTCGATGTGCCTGGGGCGCTCGACGACACCGAGACCGTGCCGCTCGGCAGCTCCGTGGCGGCCGGCAGGGGTCAGCCCGCCCGCATCGTCGTCTATCGGCGGCCGGTGGAGATCCGCACGAAGAACCGGGACGAGCGGGCCCTCCTGGTCCACGAGGTCGTGGTGGAGCAGGTCGCGGACCTGCTGGGGCTCTCGCCCGAGTCCGTCGACCCGCGCTACGGCCAGGAGTAACTCACCCGGTCGGCGCCCCCAGGGCACGTGCCGCGGCCTCCTCGCGCGATACCCGGGCTCCCCCGCGGTACCCGCACTCGCCGCGCGGGAGGCAGGGCGTCAGTCGTCCAGGACGGAGAGATCCTGCCGGGCCCCGGGTACCTGAACCATGCCGCGGTCGTCGGGGAGGGTCTGGACCGTGAACATCTCGATCCCGCCCTGCGGCAGCATCAGGGTGCGCGCCACGTGCACGGGCCCGCCCGACTGGGGTTCGACGGTCAGGGCGTACGCGCCCTTGAGCCCGGACGGCACCGGCGGGGCGACCGCCAGCGTCGTACCCGCCTTCACCGTGTAGGTCTGTGTCGTCTGCCCGCCCGCCTCGGTCCCGGCGGACGCCGTGACTTTGACCGTGGCGGTGGCGGTCGGTGCCGTCAGGGACAGCACCGAGCCCTTGGCACGGTTGTCGGCCACCGAGGCGCGCTCCGTCACGGGTGCCGTCGCCGGGAGGAAGGCGATCTCCTGCTTGTCGCCCTTGCCCCGGGTGACCTGGAGCGCGGCGACGACGGGGACCGCCTTGCCGTTGCCCGAAGGGCTGAGCAGCAGCGAGCCGGGCTCCCCCTTGGTGACGTCCTTCAGGTCGAGGGAGGCGGTCATGCCCGACTTCACCCGCAGACCCTCGGCCCCGGCCGGG
This DNA window, taken from Streptomyces sp. SCSIO 30461, encodes the following:
- a CDS encoding DUF3499 domain-containing protein, with the protein product MESRRSPLKSAVPSNVVSPVRRCSRTACGRPAVATLTYVYADSTAVLGPLATYAEPHCYDLCAEHGERLTAPRGWEVVRLSDGSAPARPSGDDLEALANAVREAARPQQRAAQAGGGVRREPMEVARRGHLRVLRSPDS
- a CDS encoding phosphomannomutase/phosphoglucomutase, translating into MADSAAADLSQIVKAYDVRGVVPDQWDESLAELFGAAFVQVTGADAIVVGHDMRPSSPGLSAAFARGAANRGADVTLIGLCSTDQLYFASGHFGLPGAMFTASHNPAQYNGIKMCRAGAAPVGQDTGLSEIRVLVEGWVADGAPAAAATPGSISERDTLDDYAAYLLSLVDVSAIRPLKVVVDAGNGMGGHTVPTVFASLPIDLVPMYFELDGTFPNHEANPLDPKNIVDLQDRVRAVGADIGLAFDGDADRCFVVDERGEPVSPSAITALVAARELDKHPGGTVIHNLITSWSVPEVVREHGGSPVRTRVGHSFIKEEMARSGAIFGGEHSAHYYFRDFWNADTGMLAALHVLAALGNQDGPLSSLVARFDRYRGSGEINSTVADQSARTALVREAFAGREGVTVDTLDGLTVSSDDWWFNLRPSNTEPLLRLNVEARDESTMASVRDEVLSLVRGS
- a CDS encoding metallopeptidase family protein, which encodes MDSPVPPRPPEPREPRPRRRDRHGRGMRGPVAPPQVPLAASRAESFRDLVRDSVERLERRWPQLSDVEFVVLDVPGALDDTETVPLGSSVAAGRGQPARIVVYRRPVEIRTKNRDERALLVHEVVVEQVADLLGLSPESVDPRYGQE